The following are encoded in a window of Providencia rettgeri genomic DNA:
- a CDS encoding phage tail protein, whose translation MAMAALGLFVFQLNTTPYQMMQINQKYRYGVNNRVGKRPAVQFIGLDNDDITLSGTLLPSLTGGRLSLLVLEQMAETGRAWSLIDGTGNIYGMYVIEEITQSKSEFFVDGAPRKIDFTLKLKRTDESLSQMFGDLGQQLNDIRGALPL comes from the coding sequence ATGGCAATGGCAGCGCTAGGTCTATTTGTATTTCAATTAAATACAACGCCTTACCAAATGATGCAAATCAATCAAAAATACCGATATGGAGTGAATAACCGTGTTGGCAAACGCCCCGCAGTTCAATTTATCGGCCTTGATAACGACGACATCACCCTCAGTGGCACCTTATTGCCGTCACTGACGGGCGGTAGATTATCATTGCTCGTATTAGAGCAAATGGCAGAAACAGGCCGCGCATGGTCACTGATTGATGGAACGGGAAATATTTACGGTATGTACGTGATTGAAGAAATCACGCAATCAAAAAGTGAGTTTTTTGTCGATGGCGCACCCAGAAAAATTGATTTTACGCTGAAATTAAAACGCACGGATGAATCGCTGTCTCAAATGTTTGGTGATCTAGGTCAGCAGCTCAATGATATTCGCGGAGCCTTGCCACTATGA
- a CDS encoding phage tail assembly protein, giving the protein MTEPVEKNQITVTLDEPITRGTTTVTEIVVRKPNSGALRGVRLAALMEMDVDSAMLVLPRVTAPALTKPELIMMNPADMLNLTKELVLFLLPKSVTMDFQND; this is encoded by the coding sequence ATGACTGAACCAGTAGAAAAAAATCAAATCACCGTCACGCTAGATGAACCCATCACACGTGGAACAACCACAGTAACAGAGATTGTGGTACGTAAACCCAATTCTGGCGCATTGCGTGGTGTTCGCTTAGCCGCACTGATGGAAATGGATGTGGATTCGGCAATGTTGGTATTACCCCGCGTCACCGCACCGGCATTGACGAAACCTGAATTAATCATGATGAACCCTGCGGATATGCTGAATTTAACCAAAGAGCTTGTGCTTTTTTTGTTACCGAAGTCGGTGACTATGGATTTCCAGAACGATTAA
- a CDS encoding phage tail sheath protein, with translation MAQDYHHGVRVIELNEGTRPIRTINTAIVGMVCTADDADTKAFPLNTPVLITDVKNAAGKAGETGTLARSLDAVGNQSKPVTVVVRVEQGESEAETTSNIIGGTTPDGRKTGLQALTVAQGRLGVKPRILAVPAHDTQAVSSTLAGIAQKMRAMAYISAYGSKTISEAIDYRKNFNQRELMLIWPEFQSWDTVANAESNIYATACALGLRAKIDNDIGWHKTLSNVGVNGVTGISADVSWDLQDPATDAGLLNENDITTLIRNNGFKFWGSRTCSDDPLFAFESYTRTAQVLSDTIAEGLDWSIDGALNPSLARDIIESINANLRSMTTQGYLLGGECWFDPDVNTKEELKSGKLYIDYDYTAVPPLENLLLRQRITDRYLLDFGSKIKG, from the coding sequence ATGGCTCAAGATTATCACCACGGCGTGCGAGTGATTGAACTCAATGAAGGCACGCGACCAATTCGCACCATCAATACCGCCATTGTCGGAATGGTGTGTACTGCCGATGATGCAGACACAAAAGCGTTTCCACTCAATACCCCTGTTTTAATTACAGATGTGAAAAATGCGGCAGGTAAAGCTGGCGAAACCGGCACGCTTGCACGCTCACTGGATGCTGTTGGTAACCAATCAAAACCTGTTACCGTGGTTGTACGCGTTGAACAAGGCGAAAGCGAAGCAGAAACCACATCCAATATTATTGGTGGCACTACCCCCGATGGACGAAAAACCGGCTTACAGGCATTGACTGTGGCGCAAGGCCGTTTAGGTGTTAAGCCTCGCATTCTAGCCGTACCGGCTCATGATACACAGGCAGTTTCATCAACGCTCGCCGGTATCGCGCAAAAAATGCGTGCCATGGCTTATATTAGCGCCTATGGCAGTAAAACTATTTCCGAGGCGATTGATTACCGCAAAAACTTTAATCAACGTGAATTAATGTTGATTTGGCCTGAGTTTCAAAGCTGGGACACTGTCGCGAACGCAGAAAGTAATATCTACGCCACCGCGTGTGCCTTGGGCTTACGCGCCAAAATTGATAATGATATTGGCTGGCATAAAACCTTGTCTAACGTTGGCGTTAATGGTGTCACAGGCATTTCTGCCGATGTGTCATGGGATTTACAAGACCCCGCCACCGATGCTGGCTTACTCAACGAAAACGATATCACCACGCTAATTCGCAATAACGGCTTCAAGTTTTGGGGCTCCCGTACTTGCTCAGATGATCCGTTGTTTGCCTTTGAATCTTACACCCGCACCGCGCAAGTGTTATCCGATACCATCGCCGAGGGACTCGACTGGTCAATTGACGGCGCACTTAATCCCTCACTGGCTCGCGATATTATCGAAAGTATCAATGCAAACCTGCGCAGCATGACAACGCAGGGTTATTTATTGGGTGGTGAATGTTGGTTCGATCCAGACGTTAACACCAAAGAAGAGCTGAAAAGCGGCAAGTTATACATTGATTATGACTATACAGCCGTACCCCCACTGGAAAACTTACTGTTACGTCAGCGTATCACTGACCGCTATTTATTAGATTTTGGCTCAAAAATTAAGGGGTAA
- a CDS encoding phage major tail tube protein, whose protein sequence is MALPRKLKDLNLFNEGESYMGRIEEITLPKITRKFETYRGGGMNGGVKIDMGLEDDALSAELTFGGLEAQLYKQWGITQIDGVMLRLNCAYQRQDTKEYTAVEVVLRGRFSEIDSGNGKAGENTQVKAPFNATYYKLIWDGETLIEIDLLNMIEKVDGVDRLEEQRAALGL, encoded by the coding sequence ATGGCCTTACCACGCAAACTTAAAGATTTAAATTTGTTCAATGAGGGTGAAAGCTATATGGGGCGTATTGAAGAAATCACGCTACCGAAAATCACCCGTAAATTTGAAACCTACCGCGGCGGCGGCATGAACGGCGGCGTCAAAATTGATATGGGGCTAGAAGATGATGCACTCTCTGCCGAATTAACATTTGGAGGCTTAGAAGCCCAGCTCTATAAGCAATGGGGTATCACTCAAATTGATGGTGTTATGTTGCGCCTCAATTGTGCTTATCAACGCCAAGATACCAAAGAATACACCGCCGTTGAGGTCGTGCTACGTGGTCGATTCAGTGAAATTGACTCCGGTAATGGCAAGGCCGGTGAAAACACCCAAGTCAAAGCGCCTTTTAATGCTACGTATTACAAGCTCATTTGGGACGGTGAAACACTCATTGAGATTGATTTACTCAATATGATTGAAAAAGTTGATGGTGTTGATCGCCTAGAAGAACAACGCGCCGCATTAGGTTTATAG
- a CDS encoding phage tail tape measure protein, with the protein MSKDLRLQVILSAVDKFTKPFKSAQASNKKLAETLRQSKQQLKELNNQAKQIDGFKKTKQSLDAANNAYQQATAKVSRLARELSTVQNPTRAQSRELDRAKAAAAKLKAETGTLSASLQRQREALKGSGISTRQLSQAQIKLNSDIASTSRRLQQQEQQLKRVANQEKRMSAAKNSYQNAMGVRNKMAGSSAGILASGVGLGYAAKKVLVPGYDFEIGMSKVQALTRLDKNSDDYKMLREQARDLGATTAFTANEVAQGQAFYAMAGFKPEQIKNAMSGTLSMSLAGDIDLATTADIGSNILTGFKLNSNEMNRVSDALVATFTRSNTNLTMLGDTMKYVAPVASGLGVDLETAAVAAGKLGDAGIQGSMAGTGLRSILGRLAEPPKMAGEALDKLKIKTRDAKGNLRQFTDILAELDRKTKKMGTAERAGLFKHIAGEEAFSALSVLVDQAGSGQLQAMIAEIKAAKGEAEKVAKTMTDNLDGDLKNLTSAYEDVGIQIFGGADSPLRDITKRVTDLISKFGQWAKKNPELVKQITMITLGLGAVLAVGGGISLMIAALIGPLAMAKLSLSVLGIKGSGFLSLLIKPIKLIGTAFMMLGRALLANPIILIITAIAGAAYLIYKYWDDIVPYAKGLWNLVTTIFKDAFEAIKSLILNWTPAGWIYKHWDSIVSITVRMWTLVKKTISDKWDQIVADVKGLPERFKQIGGEIIDSLKNGILEKWEALKAQFAELKQMATNILPDWMLSDETKTVRAMSQVTVIQAGMKSAGMFDSGGFIPRGQFGIAGEYGPEIVNGPAHITSRKNTAALAAAALTFGSMTAIAKPIHPYALPASDYHPAPVTVNQNRHMANAAPIINIYPQPNQSASDIAREVARQLEQRQRQEQARQLSRYQDSEDY; encoded by the coding sequence ATGAGTAAAGATTTACGTTTACAGGTGATTTTAAGCGCCGTTGATAAATTTACAAAACCGTTTAAGAGTGCCCAAGCGTCGAATAAAAAATTGGCGGAAACCCTCCGCCAATCTAAACAACAACTCAAAGAGCTCAACAACCAAGCCAAGCAAATTGACGGGTTTAAGAAAACCAAGCAATCCCTTGATGCAGCAAATAATGCCTACCAACAAGCTACCGCCAAAGTTAGCCGGCTCGCACGTGAATTATCCACCGTTCAAAATCCCACGAGGGCCCAATCACGGGAGCTTGACCGCGCAAAAGCGGCTGCCGCAAAACTCAAAGCTGAAACCGGCACACTGAGTGCCTCATTGCAGCGCCAACGGGAAGCCCTAAAAGGCAGTGGGATTTCAACACGCCAGCTAAGCCAAGCCCAAATCAAATTAAATAGCGACATTGCCAGCACAAGCCGGCGATTACAGCAACAAGAGCAGCAACTAAAACGGGTAGCCAACCAAGAAAAGCGAATGTCTGCGGCAAAAAATAGCTATCAAAATGCCATGGGAGTGCGTAATAAAATGGCAGGTAGCAGCGCGGGCATCCTTGCATCCGGTGTGGGGTTAGGTTATGCGGCTAAAAAAGTCTTAGTACCAGGCTATGATTTTGAAATCGGCATGTCGAAAGTGCAAGCCTTAACCCGCCTTGATAAAAATTCCGACGACTACAAGATGTTAAGGGAGCAAGCGCGAGACCTTGGGGCGACAACCGCATTCACCGCTAATGAAGTTGCACAAGGTCAAGCGTTTTATGCCATGGCTGGTTTTAAACCAGAGCAAATTAAAAATGCCATGTCTGGCACTTTATCCATGTCATTGGCCGGTGACATTGACTTGGCCACCACGGCTGATATTGGTTCCAACATCTTGACCGGCTTTAAGCTGAATTCTAATGAAATGAACCGTGTCAGTGATGCCCTTGTTGCCACGTTTACGCGATCTAACACAAACCTCACTATGCTTGGCGACACGATGAAATATGTTGCGCCGGTTGCCTCGGGGCTCGGTGTTGATTTAGAGACTGCCGCCGTTGCTGCCGGTAAACTCGGCGATGCGGGTATTCAAGGCAGTATGGCCGGTACAGGCTTACGCTCTATTTTAGGGCGTTTAGCAGAGCCGCCGAAAATGGCCGGCGAAGCCCTTGATAAATTGAAAATTAAAACCCGTGATGCCAAAGGTAATTTGCGCCAATTTACCGACATACTCGCCGAGCTAGACAGAAAAACCAAAAAAATGGGAACAGCTGAGCGTGCCGGACTGTTTAAACATATTGCCGGTGAAGAGGCATTTTCTGCTCTCTCGGTATTGGTTGATCAAGCTGGCTCAGGTCAGTTGCAGGCCATGATTGCCGAAATTAAAGCCGCTAAAGGGGAAGCGGAAAAAGTTGCCAAAACCATGACAGATAACCTTGATGGCGACTTAAAAAACTTAACCTCGGCTTATGAAGATGTAGGAATACAAATTTTTGGCGGTGCGGATAGCCCTTTGCGCGATATCACTAAACGAGTCACAGACCTCATTTCGAAGTTTGGCCAATGGGCAAAGAAAAACCCTGAACTGGTTAAACAAATTACTATGATCACATTGGGGTTGGGTGCGGTGCTGGCCGTTGGTGGCGGTATCTCATTGATGATTGCTGCGTTAATTGGACCACTCGCCATGGCGAAATTGAGTCTGTCCGTGTTAGGTATCAAAGGCAGTGGGTTTCTATCATTACTCATTAAGCCTATTAAGTTAATTGGAACGGCATTTATGATGCTAGGCCGTGCGCTATTAGCTAACCCGATTATCTTAATTATTACCGCCATTGCTGGCGCGGCTTACCTGATTTATAAATATTGGGATGATATTGTCCCTTATGCGAAAGGGTTATGGAATTTAGTCACGACCATTTTTAAAGATGCATTTGAAGCGATAAAATCACTCATTTTAAATTGGACGCCAGCTGGATGGATTTATAAGCATTGGGATAGCATTGTGTCTATTACCGTCCGTATGTGGACATTGGTTAAGAAGACCATTTCTGATAAGTGGGATCAGATTGTCGCTGATGTTAAAGGTTTACCGGAACGCTTTAAACAAATTGGCGGTGAGATCATTGATAGCCTGAAAAACGGCATTCTGGAAAAGTGGGAAGCACTGAAAGCCCAATTTGCCGAACTCAAGCAAATGGCCACAAACATATTACCCGATTGGATGCTTTCGGATGAAACCAAAACTGTCCGTGCCATGTCACAAGTGACCGTCATTCAAGCCGGTATGAAAAGTGCGGGCATGTTCGACAGTGGCGGGTTTATTCCCCGTGGCCAATTTGGCATTGCAGGGGAATATGGCCCTGAAATTGTGAATGGTCCTGCGCATATTACCAGCCGAAAAAACACTGCCGCCCTTGCGGCCGCTGCACTGACTTTCGGCTCAATGACTGCCATTGCCAAGCCTATCCACCCTTATGCACTGCCTGCCAGCGATTACCATCCCGCCCCAGTCACGGTTAATCAAAATCGTCACATGGCAAATGCTGCGCCAATTATTAATATTTACCCACAGCCCAACCAATCAGCAAGCGACATTGCAAGAGAAGTCGCGAGACAGTTAGAGCAACGCCAGCGACAAGAGCAGGCAAGGCAATTAAGCCGCTACCAAGATAGCGAGGATTATTAA
- a CDS encoding tail fiber assembly protein, whose translation MRYYKNSDNEVFAFGNDESPKDWLEQSVIEITESEAISLTQPSKEELISNAELQKQALLIEAINQTTPLQDAVDLGVATDKELMRLNTWKQYRVDLNRIDTSTAPDIDWPEKPE comes from the coding sequence ATGAGATATTATAAAAATAGTGATAATGAAGTTTTTGCGTTTGGTAATGATGAATCGCCTAAAGATTGGTTAGAACAATCAGTTATTGAAATAACTGAATCAGAAGCCATATCGTTAACACAACCCTCAAAAGAGGAATTAATTTCTAATGCAGAACTTCAAAAACAAGCTTTACTGATTGAAGCAATCAACCAGACAACACCATTACAAGATGCTGTCGATTTAGGTGTCGCAACGGATAAAGAGCTTATGCGGTTAAATACATGGAAACAGTACCGTGTTGATTTAAATCGTATTGATACATCAACAGCACCAGATATTGATTGGCCTGAAAAACCCGAATAA
- a CDS encoding ogr/Delta-like zinc finger family protein, with amino-acid sequence MMNCPECGHAAHTRSSYQVSSETKERYNQCQNINCGCTFVSHESVTKIVVKPAHVNVVEPHPNKYQQPSLAL; translated from the coding sequence ATGATGAATTGTCCCGAATGCGGTCATGCTGCACATACACGTAGTTCCTATCAAGTTTCATCCGAAACCAAAGAACGTTATAACCAGTGCCAAAATATTAATTGTGGTTGTACATTTGTTAGTCACGAATCAGTGACAAAAATTGTTGTTAAACCCGCACATGTTAATGTTGTTGAACCGCATCCGAACAAATACCAACAACCGTCTTTAGCATTATAG
- a CDS encoding GpE family phage tail protein, with protein sequence MADIATIFHWSPAVTDEFSLTELLEWRYHALKRSGVEDE encoded by the coding sequence GTGGCAGATATTGCCACTATTTTTCACTGGTCACCGGCTGTCACCGATGAATTTTCCCTAACCGAATTATTAGAATGGCGTTATCACGCCCTTAAACGTAGCGGTGTAGAAGATGAGTAA
- a CDS encoding phage late control D family protein, producing the protein MSFLTNDELTPIFVLAAGGENINSLIQGRLMSLTMTDNRGFEADQLDIELDDSDGKLALPKRGETLSLHLGWKNEPLIYKGTFTVDEIEHSGVPDKLMIRGRSADFRETLNVKREQSYHQKTLGDIVRTLAERNKLKPVIDEKLDKIKLAHIDQTNESDGSFLTRVAKSEGAIVAVKNGNLLFMKQGQGLTATGQPIKTMHITRSVGDSHRFSLADRGAYTGVIANWLDTREPKKKKAVTVKRKRKSKKPTKPAEPKEKQGEYLAGEQGNVLTLSHTYATKENAARAAKANWEKIQRGVASFSIQLAVGRADLYPEMPVTVSGFKPEIDNADWTLTRVVHSLNDSGFTTALELEVKISDLDIADE; encoded by the coding sequence ATGAGTTTTTTAACCAACGATGAGTTAACCCCTATTTTTGTGCTTGCGGCAGGCGGTGAAAATATTAATAGCCTGATTCAGGGGCGTTTAATGTCATTAACTATGACAGATAACCGCGGCTTTGAAGCTGACCAATTAGATATTGAGCTGGATGATAGTGACGGAAAACTCGCCTTACCTAAACGAGGAGAAACCTTATCATTGCATCTTGGTTGGAAAAATGAACCGCTGATCTACAAGGGAACGTTTACGGTTGATGAGATTGAACATAGCGGCGTGCCAGATAAGCTCATGATCCGTGGTCGTAGTGCAGATTTTCGCGAGACCTTAAACGTTAAGCGTGAGCAGTCATATCACCAGAAAACACTTGGCGATATCGTGCGAACCTTGGCTGAGCGCAACAAGCTGAAGCCTGTTATTGATGAAAAATTAGATAAAATCAAGCTTGCCCATATTGACCAAACCAACGAATCGGACGGCTCATTTTTAACGCGAGTGGCGAAATCAGAAGGTGCAATCGTTGCGGTTAAAAACGGGAATTTACTGTTTATGAAGCAAGGCCAAGGGCTCACTGCGACTGGCCAACCCATTAAAACTATGCATATTACTCGCTCTGTCGGTGACAGCCACCGTTTTTCACTAGCTGATCGTGGTGCATATACGGGGGTTATTGCTAACTGGCTTGACACTCGTGAGCCAAAAAAGAAAAAAGCAGTGACGGTAAAGCGTAAGCGAAAAAGTAAAAAACCTACAAAGCCCGCCGAACCAAAAGAAAAACAAGGGGAATATTTAGCCGGCGAACAAGGGAACGTCCTGACGCTTTCTCATACCTACGCCACGAAAGAAAATGCCGCCCGAGCCGCAAAAGCCAACTGGGAAAAAATCCAACGTGGTGTAGCTTCATTTTCGATTCAACTCGCGGTTGGCCGTGCAGATCTCTACCCTGAAATGCCCGTCACAGTGAGCGGATTTAAACCCGAAATTGATAACGCGGACTGGACATTAACACGAGTCGTTCATTCACTGAATGACAGTGGTTTTACAACCGCATTAGAGTTAGAAGTGAAAATTTCGGATTTAGATATAGCTGACGAATAA